The Bactrocera dorsalis isolate Fly_Bdor chromosome 3, ASM2337382v1, whole genome shotgun sequence genomic interval gccacatgaccagttttgccgaagaaacaggcgaccatttgcttcgaagtacttcttccacgaacaactttcgttggatttggctcgtcttggaagacccacacggtcgattgctgttttgttcaaggattcgtcacctgtgacaatcttataaacgtcttttgaagcatcgcgatcgtattttttcagcatttctttacaccaatccagacgattgtcaaattggccgggatccaacgagaacaaaccctttttacggccaggtgttcatgcagtatcgaatgtatgctggtgggagaaatgcataggcatgcctctatctgaaggtatgttacatgacggtcttgcattatcagttcacgtacggcatcgatgttttccggctgtttttggacgaccttcagggaattcgtctttgagcgagcgtcggccacgattgaattcgttgtaacagtgctataggatggtgcttcatagccatacaaagattttagttcatccaTGCACTcctgtcgtgataatccacgtcgaaagttgtgaaaaatgatcgcacgaaaatgttcacgagttaattccattttctggccgagatgaattttttaattccctgtaaataaaacaattcacgcttaaatgacaaaacgttctgagtgatgttatgctaaaaaatgtcaaactttccaatggaaatgacagattgcacctggcaacacttagtgttgcctagtccagaaatatatatatgtagcagcgtatgtatgcatacttatattatgtcgtttgccaATTTgcctgtatgtttgcgaaagcaaatgttctacaaaagcatatttctttacttaaacaaaattatttgaaccGTCGTATATTTCTTACATGTATAACCGAACCATAATTAAGACAATGCAACCCAAGTGTCAATGATGGTGTTGGTGATAAGTCACGATGTGTACACAGATCcgacagaatttatttttaattttcgccttttaacatcgtattcTATACTaacaagaatgatagaaaagaGATTACGCATTGCGCAGGTCCGTTATACTAAACATACAATTCTGACGTCACACGGcgcagtaaaaaatttgacagcTATAAACTATACTACTCTAACATTCTTGTTAACAAACAATATTTACTTGCTACTCAAgctatttcacgaaatttatgaGCCGTGTGACGTACTATGAGCGCCAAAAGTGAGTCAACacttattcaattaatttatttgcaaagatTTCGATTACAACGTAAATATTTAATCCAATGTTAAtacttaaagttaaagcttATTCAGTACTTAGGAaatgaacataaaaaaaaaaacaacaacatagcaAATAAGGCGAGTATGCACAAGAAAACcaaaattcttcatatttttcgcaTCAAAAGTGAGTCAACATTAGtaagaaaaaactcaaaaattataaatagacaaattttaatattttgtttgtccTCCCTTTGCTTTGATGACACATTTGAGTCTACATGGCATTGATTCGACCAATGTCTTGGTGTATTCTGGCGAAATTTTGAGCCATTCTTCCCGTAGCGCCGATTTTAAAGTCTCCTTGGAAGTCACGTTCCTTTTTCTAATTTGACGGTCCAAATGATCCCATAAATTCTCAATTGGATTGAGATCTGGAGACTGGGGAGGATGAGGAAGCTGTTTTTTGGTGTTATATAGCAGAAATTCTCTTGCTAAATTCGATTTGTGCTTGGGATCATTATCTTGCTGAAAGATCCATTCAGCAGGCAGACCCAAGGCGGCGATGCTTGGTGcaagatttttctttaaaataccaATATACCCTTTGGCATTCATTGTTGTCTCAATAAAGTCCAGTTCACCGACACCAGCAGCAGAAAAACACCCCCAAACCATTACTGAGCCCCCGCCATGCTTCACCGTTTGTTGGATGTTTTGATCATGGAACTCTGCATTTGGTTTTCGCCATATTTTTCGGGGCTTTTCTCCCCCAAAGATTTCAAACTTACTTTCGTCAGTGAAAAGAACGTTGCTCCAAAAAGAAAAGTCTTCATATTGATATTTTCGAGCATAATCTAGTCGCTTTGCTTTATTCACTTTTGATATGAAGGGTTTCTTCCTTGGACGCCGACCATAAAACCCATTTTTATGCAGGATTCGCCTTATGGTATTACTACTCACGCTTTTTCCTGTATCTGCTGTGATGTCTTTAGCGATCTGTACAGCACTGGACCTGGGATTCGTTCTTACAATGCCAACTATTTGCCTCTCTTCTCGTTCAGTCAAAACTTTTGGTCGCCCAGATCGCTTAAAATTTTCgaccaatttaaaattttcgaacttatcaattatttttttaattgttgtatGGTGCCTTCCAACAATTTGAGCAATTTCACGTAaagattttccttttttttttaaatcaataataattttccGCGTCTCTAATGAAATTTCGGTTCTCATCTTAATTTAACGCGTGTATGCtaatttaagtgaaaatgtTAACTAAATGCGATCAGAAAGAATGCGTTATTTATGCTTACAACAAAAACCTACAACAAAAGTATTGGCAAATATAACGGTTTCCTTGCAAAAACAATGCTAAATGCAAGCGTTGACTCTCTTTTGGAGCAAAAAATATgtgttgatttttcttttgatcTCAACATAGCCtattgacattgttgttgttgtttctttgtttttaatgttatgAATAATCAATAGCTCTTTCAGTTAAAGTGATTAACTTATATCAGTTACGAACTTTATAGTCAGAATTTCTAGaagaattttgattttgttactGTTGACTCACTTTTGGCGCTCATAgtagatgcgcagaacgaacaaaatttgaactcgtcattgcgcaatcttgtttctatcattcttgctatactaataaatatttttcttactaacttaaattaaatttatcacaacaatatacctaagtatacacacatacatcttctatcctatcttgtgtatcagcacatgctcatatgaatgtatgtatgtatacgtatgtgcGCGatcagaaattcaaatcatggTTTTATCActtatacttattacatgtgcgcgagTTAACAAACTGTTGTTTATTTGGGCAGTACACTTATTTTCGTGTTgccttttttattcataatttcttactgactacattttataatcttagtACTATTTATACTAATGGAATGCGGTTGCTGTTATCTGCATACAACTTCGATGTAATTCGATATCCGTTATCTTGCTAGAACAAAGATAGTTTTGTTAtgcttatcagtttttcgtTATGGAATTCTGTCTGTTGTGTttataatgcaggaattttattgtttgtttaggttaaGTGTGAAATTCACTCAGGCTATCTTCAGCGTCGCTAACTCGCGCATTGAGCTGCttattcatacattcatatacatacatatacttatacgtatgtacataccaagaatgatagaatacaagattacgacgACCGCCATTACGAAACGTCATAGTTgcgtgttgagaagaacaagagtgaaaaactgtcaaatggcttgcaaattgtaaacagaaaagtaaacacttttgtaaattcgcaaaatattattaattctttcgatattaatgaaaagttttagtgaagcgaataaatattgttgagtgaaaagatttgaatcatttctaaagaaatatatcggcctattgaaataaaattgtctattaagttgtgattcaaatggagaacacgtttcttgtgttgtctataaatatttacatatagatatatcagatgtatgaaattatgataaaagaattgtgaaattaattaattaaagaggatttattattaaatatatcatttattttgcaaaataacacccattttttggcaactttcAAATCGgccgaaaaattgaaaaaaactcgttttcgatcctttaattgcataataattattacaacaagccactgcacatttcattttaaaaaattaatatatttatgcttaaaaattgaaataaatacaacagtacactttcactggttttcttcatttgaacaatttacacacatgctactctatttattgtggatgtgcctaaaactacttacatatgtatatcttttctcgcaacaatattctaaacattccactgaaatttttcctgcaaagacgaatgaattaatattattttgggaatttccaaaagtgtttacttttctgtttacaatttgtatgcatttctatgcttgttcTTTTCAACGCAaaagtgtgacgtcacgaagttgttgcacaatgtattcgtttttgtaagaattgtcaagagctaaaccgaaaaaaactaaaGGTAGTACCAGTGTCGTAATCttatattctatcattcttggtacatacatatatttgtataaattgccaaacaaataatgcacgagcatacaaacatatgtacatacatacatatacgtacaaaTATAAGATGTCaccaacaataaattaaaacattgttctaaaaaaaaaacaatcgtcTCAGCATAAGCATTagaagtcaatatggcagcaaaattggcgaagaacaaatgtagtaaatcttacaacaaaaacattttcattcataagcgcaggcgcaaattccacaagcgacctcgcttcattcataagtACAggcgccgtaacatctccccgagcatgcctttaccaacaagcgtcttttcgcgacgatggcaaaagctaaaaatcataaattgaataactttctgatgcttcttcacagaaagaattgagaaaagtggcaacaatgcagttgtcgatttataatatttgtccattctaaaatatttttccgcgactcgcaaaaatctaaatgtacatatgtacatatatgccacaGAAAGTCTATTgctacaaatatggaaatgataacaaaataatgcgaatatgcatttTTCATGAAggtcactaattttttttttaagaaatgaaaggaatgatcCAAGACGTGTTTATATGATCATTTATTTTGTAACAGTGGCTCTAGGGCAGCCTCCTGAAAATGAtgtaaaatcgtagtttttccatacaattttcactaattattataaaatttatgtatttttgcgcATACAGTGactctatgtttattatttttattatttcaatgaattaaagtagaaattcactttatttatataataaaaacactgaaaattaaaaattgtatatgtataggtaataatgcatacaagtagtaccaagataacccaaccaaccatttattcaagaccccctaaataataaattgggtttttcatttgtgtgttttagtttttttatttcgtgttatacacatattttataacaCCCAGTAGTGAATTAAATGggtctgtattttttttttctatttctcgCCTCCATAAAAACTCTACTATAACATCAGCAAAGTTTGCCGGATTGTTATAGTTGTCTTTATAGAAAAACCTTTTCACTACACGCCAATGTGACTCTATTCTTTGGGTGTGTGTGCCATCCTCGGCGATAAACGGATTGCCAGGGTCGCTATGGTTAACTTTTTCGTGGGTGTAACCATAATCAGGGAGGCATTCATACGCACGCCAAAAATCGGTCCTTATTGTTGTTCCTTCCTGCACATGTTTACGTATGAGAGGAATGAGGACCTCAGCGGAACGTACATTATCAGGGCATACCTCCAGTCTGAGGTCCTCGCTGCCATCCTCTATCATCCCGAGCACCCAATGACCCTCTAACGCGTCTtcctgaaaaaaagaaaagtatttGAATAAACATATTGCATTACatataaattgttattattacctCTGTTGTATTTCCGTTTCCCGAATTTACTTTCATCAATCTGCACTATCTTACCTGGACCACCAATCTTCCCTTTGAATTCTTGGTGGTCTAACTGAAATATAACTACTGCTTCCCTGCAGTAGCTATACCAGTCGGAGATAGTGGCAGATGAGAATTTCCTTCCAACGCTCGCATAATCTTCCCTATGAATACTTTCCCGCGTAAAGCAGTGGGTAAAGCAGTACATCAGATAAAACACTTGTGGAAAGCTTAATCTGATGCCTTCGAACCACGTGCCCGCTGCCCTTGAAATAAGGGACTTCGTCCTACAATTGCCCCTGGAACACTTAAAGAACCCTACTGGGTGGCGTTTGTGCAATGCCATTTGGGTTTTGTGCATGGGACAAAGTCGGCTTTTTGGCAACAAACCGTTTACCTCTGCAAATGCTACACACTGTTCATGTGTGCCCAAGTACTTAACCATTTTCACAATATTCCACTGTCGTGTAGCATCATGACACATTACTGCTGCAGCGCTCGTGGATGGGATATcatcatctttgaaaaaaatcagatattattttatataatattgttttcaaagaaaattttaaagctcCCTGAaaagcgccgcaggcgaaaatttggaataaaaaatcgcgcgattttttattccaaattttcattatattttcagtataatatattttcattatatttttcagtataatatatttacattatattacatcgcgcgattttttattccaaattttcattatattttcagtataatatattttcattatattttcagtataatatatttacattatattacattgaaacaagcgccgcaggcgaaaatttggaataaaaaatcgcgcgattttttattccaaattttcgttaTATGGACGTAATATATTGCCCACTTTTCAGAGAGCTAAATAACGTATTATATTTACCTGATTGGTTATTTGACATCATTAtagagttattttatttattgatagtACAAATTTTCAAGTGCGAAAACACGTTTACATTAAGGCACGCGAATAtaggataataaaaatttgaattccaTTGAAATCAATATACCGTTACTACAGAATTAACCCaaccaacattttttcaataatactaACGTATTAttccattattaaaatatatagcataACCTTAATTGAGCGTGGCCCTAAGGATCCACCACACCGCCCCACCCCACCCCTTTTCACATGTGTTAATACTTACAACCATCGATCCGAAAAGAGTCCTATGTAAAGTAacctaaatatatataagacctaccattttgattcgttgggttattattgtcttccttttgtgcttattttcttcgtcgtttGAAGCTGtaaacacaaaacgacgacaggtcgacaaacgacatctgtcaaatattacacacgttcttatggacacttattttgacaacgacacgaaaacacgactgtaggccgacagttgtcattctcgctaattcctatttgctaacgacagtagaacgacagtagaatgaagaagagagatgaggaagagtggtgatgccactaatatgtaaaatgtaaaattaatcaCAGCttttacaaacttgacgttattttacaaataaaagcataaaatagctctattatatcatttgtaataacaattgataatttaaaacaaaaatatatacctatttacttattttttgcataaaaaatttaactttgaacaaaatattaaaatttcattgaagtgcaaggtattagtatggccacaacgttgtgtacaacgcaaaatggacagctgtgttgttttgttttcatttcactttcgtactctcgttttgtcgtttgtcgactgtcgtcgttttgtgtttaGTGGGTGACAGttcatattcagtaattttgcttacatttcaaggaACAGTATAAGACgtaattgaaagctgttttatttattaaattgtacataaaattgcaacttaaaattcataatttatcattaattcaattaaatatatttcaaagaatgtgtgtgtgttaaattggttaaatttttcgcaagcagtgcaacaaaaacttcaaaagaagagagccattTTTTGAGAAGatgtgaaaatgtgcgtttttttgcttacttatatctaaaaaacaaattaacatttaacaataaatttacatttaaataaaagtttaattcattggctatccgtgctatataaatttaaaaaaatccgtgcACGCATTTAAGAGAAATAAGCAGCGAAAATGGGATACTTAACTAAACCCAACCCGTGGaaactaatataattttttaaacaataatttatttaaaactattttttatttaattttttcccgaaaaaaattaaagtttttaccATTTTCCGGAAAACAATGGctcatataatacaaaatattcatgcataagtatgtatgtgactCAGAggatgcttttttacattctgtgtgtgagtttgtatatttttcttcaaagcaatcgaacatcatacagaactcaatctgcaccttctctatgctttaagttctctggtcaAAACCGAACAGAATTACTCTACAAATGAGAAAGAGTTACTCGCAATTGTGTGGTCCTTACAGAAACTCCGAAattactaacatacatacatatatggcaaAGCAGacttaactatgtatataagtacaccGATCATCAATCTTTAATTTTCGCCACATCAGAAAAAACcccaaaacaaaattaagaagGTGGAAAAATTTCATCGAAGAATACGGTGCAAAAATCATTTACAAATTAATAACACATcaaataccatgttcagaccgacactgtAGACGTGGTTAAAAAGAGGAAACAggtggaaaagaaaattaaaacaaaaccggATGCCATCATTATTACGAAGAAGGAAGGGGCGTCGTATGCAGATAttctgcgaaaaataaaaagtgacagCGGGCTCGAGAAGCTGGGTTCGAACGTAACCTATGTTCGAAAAACcctcaaaggagacctgcttttagaattgaaaaatgGAGTAGACACAAAAGCAGAATCCTTCCAAAGCGCCCTGGAGGGAGTGGTTGGAGAAATGGCTATGATACAGCCCAAAACTCACAACTTTACGATTGTATGCAAAGATCTGGACGAAATAACAACTCCCGAAGAAATCTGCGCAGCATTGAAAAGGGAGTGTGGAATCCAAAATCTGGAGATGGCAAGTGTCAAAAGTCTGCGAAAAACGCGTAGTGGCACACAAACTGGGAAAAATAAAGATCGGGTGGTCGATATGTCGCCTTCGAGAATACTCGCCTATTCCCAGATGTTATAAGTGTTTCCATCTGGGTCACATGGTTCGTAAAGGCTGCAGTTTGACAAACAGATCTTCCCTATGCACACGTTGTGGAACCGCAGGATATTTAGCAAAGTCGTGTACAAACGCTCCGAGctgcatgctctgcaaaggggagCACTCTCTATTGAGCACGACATGCCCAAAGTACCTCGAGTCTCTGAAGTCTCTAAATAAATGAAGATACTGCAGTTGAATATAAATCATTGCGCAGCAGCACAAGATTTGCTAGATCAGATAACCATAGAagagaacattgatgtcgccatactaagtgaacaatactcccagcgtcCGGAAAGCACATGGATTGCAGACAATTCTGGCTaggcagcaatatggtcctgtAAAGGGCAACCTTTTAAGACCTGCCCAAGAGAAGcccataattttttcacatgggcgaatattcaggggatttattttgtaagctgctatgctcgtcccagCGCATCAATCACGGAATTCGAAGACTTCCTCTTAAGGCTGTCTTTAGAAACTAGAGGCAAAACACCTATTATAATAGCGGGTGATTTTAATGCTTGGTCAACTGCATGGGGCAGCAGATGTACAAACCATCGCGGGGGGCTAATTCATGAATATCTGAGTCAAACTCACTTAACAATAATGAACACCGGAACTCGAAACACTtaccaaaaaggcaataaaggaTCCACAATtgacattatgtttgcaaacgattcgctgagcaggcacattaagtgggcagtgtccgacatatacacaaacagtgaTCACATGGCAATATAGCACAAATTTCGTACTCCCGAGAGCAGGAGCTTCTTGGCAGAAACCCCTTACGAAAGCGAAGTTAGAAACAACAAGAGTTCAACCCAGACCTGTTTGacctagtctggagtgcatcaaaggcatctggtgacagcgccgcccagctggtacgacgatgagtgtcgtgtcgcagcggaaaTAAAACAGGCTCCCTACCttgcaacgttacaatcgaccacaacacgtgcaggaTAGATACCCAGAGTTCAcgagggaagcaagacgcatttgcagacagaaaaagagagaggacGAAATACGTGAGTACGAAGATTTTGACAAGCTGACCGAAAGGGATTATGCTCGTAAAatctatgaaaagatgcggcggcttacacatggtttcaagaccggagcatgctTTTGTAgaaacccccaaaggtgatctagtcaccgaagtcacttaaattatggaaggaacacttctccagcctgctgaatggcagtgaaagtataacgccaggagaaggcgaacccgattcgcCAGTAGATGAccatggagcagacgttccttTGCCCGACCATGATGAAGAGCGAATAACAACtactcgcctgaagaacaacaaagcggcgggggccgatggatcgGCGCCCGAGCTATTCAACCACGGCGTCGAAGAACTGATAATCCAAAcaactggaatttaagtgtgctcggcccaatccacaaacagggagaccccacaatctgcgccaactacatcaacatcgcgtataaagttctatcgagcgtattgtgaaAGATGAAAGaacaccgtcaacaaactgattggaccttatcagtgtggctttagacctggcaaatcaacaaccgaccagctATTCACCATgctccaaatcttggaaaagacccgtgaaaggagaatcggcaCACACCTGCTCTCCGTCGATCTAAAAGATGCTTTCGACAGcttgaaaaggagctgcctttatgccgcgatgtctgaatttggtatccccgcaaaactaatacggctgtgtaaactgacgttgaggaacaccaaaagctccgtcaaaatcgggaaggacctcttcgagccgttcgataccaaacgaggattcagacaaggcaactccctatcgtgcgacttcttcaatctgctgctggagaaaattattcgagctgcagaacttaatcgagcaggtacaatcttttataagagtgtacaactgctggcgtatgccgatgatattgatatcatcggcctcaacacccgcgccgttagttctgctttctccagactggacaaggaagcagcgcatatgggtctggcagtgaacgagggaacAATGTCAGcatagaaatccaacgcaggataactcttgccaacaggtgctacttccgactaagtaggcaattgagaagcaaagtcctctctcgacaaacaaaaaccaaactctataagtcgctcataattccagtcctgctatatggcgcagaagcttggacgatgtcaacaacggatgagtcgacattgcgagttttcgagagaaaagtactgcgaaagatttatggtcctttgcgcgttggccacggcgaatatcacattcgatgaaacgatgagctgtacgagatatacgacgacgttgacatagtccagcgaattaaaagacagcggctacgctggctaggtcatgttgtccggatggacgaaaacactccagctatgaaagtattcgacgcagtacccgccggggagaacagaggaagaggaagacttcactccgttggaaggaccaagtggagaaggacctggcttggcttggaatatccaattggcgccacgtagcgaaaagaagaaacgactggcgcccggtttttaactcggctataatcgcgtaagcggtgtctacgccaattaagaagaatggtggcgatgatgatgatggtggaGAAGAAAACCTAAATTTGGTGGTGATCCTGAATCGATACCCA includes:
- the LOC125777620 gene encoding uncharacterized protein LOC125777620, giving the protein MCHDATRQWNIVKMVKYLGTHEQCVAFAEVNGLLPKSRLCPMHKTQMALHKRHPVGFFKCSRGNCRTKSLISRAAGTWFEGIRLSFPQVFYLMYCFTHCFTRESIHREDYASVGRKFSSATISDWYSYCREAVVIFQLDHQEFKGKIGGPGKIVQIDESKFGKRKYNRGNNNNLYEDALEGHWVLGMIEDGSEDLRLEVCPDNVRSAEVLIPLIRKHVQEGTTIRTDFWRAYECLPDYGYTHEKVNHSDPGNPFIAEDGTHTQRIESHWRVVKRFFYKDNYNNPANFADVIVEFLWRREIEKKNTDPFNSLLGKRE